One region of Dokdonia sp. 4H-3-7-5 genomic DNA includes:
- a CDS encoding ABC transporter permease — protein MFSLFRENLRIAFDSIKSQLLRTVLTVFIIAIGITALVGILSLVKALENTISSDFASMGSNTFNLQRYEFTSRRSDEKQVINPIIGYRQVKEFTEQYNYPTALTAISFQGTRSAEVKYENDKTDPEASVVGVNENFLNNSGLKLEKGRNFTSFDVDNNTRVCILGSDFYKNIFKNDNPIGKTISIRGTKFNVIGMLEEKGATFGNNQDLRVLIPIQVARTMFTQANINYNVSVMVEDAEYIDSAEEEAILTFRNIRGLSPVEENNFGIGRSDDLINQISEITGVLGVAAWVISIITIFGSCIALMNIMLVSVTERTREIGVRKALGAKKSVIAAQFLYEAIIVGQLGGLLGIILGISIGALIASVAGFVFTTPWGAIIAATIITFVIAILSGLFPAIKAAKLDPVESLRYE, from the coding sequence ATGTTTTCACTCTTCCGCGAGAATCTTCGTATTGCCTTTGATAGTATCAAAAGTCAGCTTCTTAGAACTGTCTTAACCGTTTTTATTATTGCGATAGGAATTACGGCTTTAGTAGGTATACTTAGCCTTGTAAAGGCGCTTGAGAATACAATAAGCTCAGATTTTGCAAGTATGGGAAGTAATACATTTAACTTACAACGTTATGAGTTTACCTCTAGGCGCTCTGATGAAAAGCAAGTCATAAACCCGATTATAGGCTATCGTCAAGTAAAGGAATTTACAGAACAATACAATTATCCTACTGCGCTTACGGCTATCTCTTTTCAAGGAACACGAAGTGCTGAGGTGAAGTATGAAAATGATAAAACAGATCCAGAAGCAAGCGTAGTTGGTGTTAATGAGAACTTTTTAAACAACTCTGGGCTCAAGCTAGAAAAAGGAAGAAACTTCACTTCTTTTGACGTAGACAATAATACCCGAGTGTGTATACTAGGAAGTGATTTTTATAAAAATATCTTTAAGAATGATAACCCTATAGGAAAAACGATAAGTATACGGGGTACTAAATTTAACGTGATTGGGATGCTTGAGGAAAAGGGTGCCACCTTTGGGAATAATCAAGATTTACGAGTACTTATCCCGATACAAGTAGCAAGAACCATGTTTACACAAGCTAATATCAATTACAATGTGAGTGTAATGGTAGAAGATGCCGAGTATATAGATAGTGCTGAGGAAGAAGCGATCTTAACCTTTAGAAACATACGCGGTCTCTCCCCTGTAGAAGAAAATAACTTTGGTATAGGACGTAGTGATGACCTGATTAATCAGATTAGTGAGATTACTGGTGTATTAGGTGTTGCAGCCTGGGTAATTAGTATTATCACCATTTTTGGTTCATGTATTGCCCTTATGAATATTATGCTAGTTTCTGTAACAGAGCGTACACGTGAGATAGGTGTAAGGAAAGCGCTAGGCGCAAAAAAATCTGTAATTGCTGCACAATTTCTTTATGAAGCGATTATCGTAGGGCAACTAGGCGGACTTCTAGGAATCATACTTGGTATAAGTATAGGAGCACTAATAGCCTCTGTTGCCGGTTTTGTATTTACAACTCCCTGGGGAGCAATCATTGCGGCTACTATTATCACTTTTGTGATTGCAATTCTATCTGGATTATTTCCTGCTATAAAAGCTGCTAAACTCGATCCAGTAGAGTCATTGCGCTATGAGTAG
- the hisS gene encoding histidine--tRNA ligase, whose protein sequence is MSTKPSIPKGTRDFSPEEVAKRSYIMNTIRTQFQRFGFQPIETPSFENSSTLMGKYGEEGDRLIFKILNSGDYLKSFNTSLIELIKKALFDFQKFLRNSEGDLQLENFEEYFTKVLPQIIKSSREIKLEEGKTNFTRLTNDLWYFIKSTIIKEDKLEILKNANNEVLTDLTLVIYGNYYFNLKETHLGGYISEKALRYDLTVPFARYVVQHQNDIVFPFKRFQMQPVWRADRPQKGRFREFYQCDADVVGSDSLWQEVEFVQLYDAVFSALKLEGVTIKMNNRKVLSGIAEVIGASDKLIDFTVALDKLDKIGEEGVTKEMLAKGITQEAIDKVAPLFTLSGTFGDQLATLKTLLADSETGMEGINELLFINDAIENLGLQTATLQLDVTLARGLNYYTGAIFEVSAPEGVKMGSIGGGGRYADLTGIFGLKDMSGVGISFGLDRIYLVIEELGLFPEETTEGVKVFFVNFGDQEAGYAMKAISKLRQSGISAELYPDAVTSNKQMKKQMTYANRRNIPFLVLAGKEEMEAKQYTLKNMVEGSQETVSIDELVAALK, encoded by the coding sequence ATGAGTACAAAACCTTCTATACCTAAAGGAACCAGAGATTTTTCACCAGAAGAAGTTGCAAAGCGCAGCTATATTATGAACACCATACGCACGCAGTTTCAGCGTTTTGGTTTTCAGCCTATCGAGACGCCTAGTTTTGAAAACAGCAGCACATTGATGGGTAAGTATGGAGAAGAAGGTGACCGCTTGATATTTAAGATTCTTAATAGTGGAGACTATTTGAAAAGTTTCAACACCTCTCTTATTGAGCTAATAAAAAAAGCATTGTTCGATTTCCAAAAATTTTTAAGGAACTCGGAGGGTGATTTACAACTCGAAAATTTCGAAGAGTATTTCACAAAAGTTTTACCTCAAATCATTAAATCTTCTAGAGAAATAAAATTAGAAGAAGGCAAAACCAATTTTACGAGGCTAACGAACGATTTATGGTATTTTATTAAATCAACTATAATTAAAGAAGATAAGCTAGAGATTTTAAAAAATGCGAATAATGAAGTCCTAACCGACCTAACTCTAGTTATTTATGGAAATTATTATTTTAATTTAAAAGAAACTCATCTAGGAGGATATATCTCAGAAAAAGCACTTCGTTACGATCTTACCGTGCCTTTTGCGAGATACGTAGTACAACATCAGAATGATATAGTATTCCCGTTTAAGCGTTTCCAGATGCAACCTGTATGGAGAGCAGACCGCCCACAGAAAGGACGTTTCCGCGAATTCTATCAGTGTGATGCAGATGTGGTAGGAAGTGATTCTCTATGGCAAGAAGTAGAGTTTGTACAGTTATACGATGCTGTTTTTAGCGCATTAAAGTTAGAAGGAGTGACTATCAAGATGAACAACCGCAAGGTTCTCTCAGGTATTGCAGAGGTGATAGGCGCAAGTGATAAACTCATAGATTTTACCGTAGCGCTAGATAAGCTTGATAAAATAGGAGAAGAGGGCGTGACTAAAGAAATGCTTGCCAAAGGCATTACTCAAGAGGCGATAGATAAGGTAGCACCGTTGTTTACATTATCTGGAACGTTTGGTGATCAGCTAGCAACACTTAAAACCTTGCTTGCAGATTCTGAGACGGGAATGGAAGGAATTAACGAACTGCTATTTATCAATGACGCCATTGAGAACTTAGGTTTACAAACAGCAACATTACAACTAGACGTAACCCTAGCCCGCGGACTCAATTATTACACGGGAGCTATTTTTGAAGTAAGTGCTCCAGAAGGTGTAAAAATGGGAAGTATAGGTGGCGGTGGTCGCTATGCAGATCTTACAGGTATTTTTGGGCTTAAAGATATGAGTGGCGTTGGGATCTCTTTTGGTCTAGATCGTATTTACCTCGTGATAGAAGAGCTAGGCTTATTTCCAGAAGAGACGACAGAAGGTGTAAAAGTGTTTTTTGTAAACTTTGGTGATCAAGAAGCGGGTTATGCAATGAAAGCGATAAGCAAGCTACGCCAATCAGGAATCTCAGCCGAGTTATATCCAGATGCCGTGACGAGCAATAAGCAAATGAAAAAGCAAATGACCTACGCAAACCGACGTAATATTCCGTTTTTAGTACTTGCAGGAAAAGAAGAGATGGAAGCAAAACAATACACGCTCAAAAATATGGTAGAAGGCTCACAAGAAACTGTAAGTATAGATGAGCTAGTAGCCGCTTTGAAATAA